The following proteins are co-located in the Trichocoleus sp. FACHB-46 genome:
- the hypB gene encoding hydrogenase nickel incorporation protein HypB, producing the protein MHQTFDAALGINLLHVNQAGADHNRAHFDQWGITCFNLMSSPGAGKTALLERTLAALTSELKIAVIEGDMTTELDADRLRQYGVPVIAINTGRSCHLDSKMVAGGLHQFSHQYNPNEFDLVLVENVGNLVCPAEFEVGEHAKIALLSITEGEDKPLKYPVMFQEANCLLITKMDLAPYLEVDIQQIVANVRQMNPHATIIPVSTKTGEGLEAWFEWVRTQVSLLKPSDSDNDVETVELAATH; encoded by the coding sequence ATGCACCAAACCTTCGACGCTGCCCTTGGCATTAACCTACTCCACGTCAACCAAGCGGGAGCTGACCACAATCGGGCACATTTTGATCAGTGGGGTATCACCTGTTTCAACCTCATGAGCAGTCCCGGCGCTGGCAAAACGGCCCTACTAGAACGGACTCTAGCCGCTTTAACCAGTGAGCTAAAAATTGCAGTGATTGAAGGTGACATGACCACCGAACTAGATGCCGATCGCTTGCGGCAATATGGCGTTCCAGTCATTGCCATCAATACAGGGCGCTCGTGCCACCTCGACTCCAAGATGGTAGCAGGCGGTTTGCATCAGTTTTCTCACCAATACAACCCCAATGAGTTCGATTTGGTTTTGGTGGAAAACGTGGGGAATCTAGTTTGCCCAGCCGAGTTTGAAGTGGGTGAGCATGCCAAGATCGCGCTGCTCAGCATCACCGAGGGCGAAGATAAGCCACTGAAATACCCAGTGATGTTCCAAGAAGCGAACTGCTTACTGATTACCAAGATGGATTTAGCGCCCTACTTGGAAGTGGATATTCAACAGATTGTGGCGAATGTGCGGCAAATGAATCCTCATGCCACCATCATTCCGGTTTCCACCAAAACTGGGGAAGGCTTGGAGGCTTGGTTTGAGTGGGTACGCACTCAAGTATCACTCCTTAAACCCAGTGATAGTGATAATGATGTGGAGACTGTAGAGCTAGCCGCTACTCATTAA
- the hypA gene encoding hydrogenase maturation nickel metallochaperone HypA, with product MHETDMTKALILTVKDWWEAQPEQPKVSRVHLTVGKCTCVEPVSLQFAFEVQTRNTFLEGAELAIAETLLIAFCHRCQAEYAPEIGLQYACPQCQSPMEDIRSGRELKIDRIEYSVATADAVNSDPANAAIA from the coding sequence ACGAAACTGATATGACCAAAGCCCTCATTCTCACAGTTAAGGACTGGTGGGAAGCGCAGCCAGAACAACCTAAGGTAAGCCGAGTTCACCTAACTGTGGGCAAATGCACTTGTGTGGAACCTGTCAGTCTGCAATTTGCCTTTGAAGTGCAGACGCGCAACACCTTTCTCGAAGGCGCAGAACTGGCGATCGCAGAAACTCTTTTAATTGCTTTCTGTCACCGTTGCCAAGCAGAATACGCCCCTGAGATTGGTCTGCAATATGCCTGTCCCCAATGCCAATCCCCGATGGAAGACATCCGATCTGGCCGCGAACTCAAAATCGATCGCATTGAATACTCTGTTGCTACTGCTGACGCTGTTAATTCTGACCCAGCTAACGCAGCGATCGCTTAA